Part of the Funiculus sociatus GB2-C1 genome is shown below.
GAGGCTCTGCAAGGCTTGTAAATCATGCTGGGCAGCAGCTACCAGAGCTGGAGATAGTAAAGATGCCTGCTGGACTTGCCTGGTAAAGGGATTATCGGTTCTGAGGATTTGCGTAATCAGGTAGTTTTCCCAGCTTTGATTTTTGGCGGCTAAAGCTTGAAACCACCTACCGTAAGCTTGCAGGCAAACCAGTCCATCGGTGTCGCCATCGCATAAGGCTTGCAGGAGATTCAGGAAAGCCGAACCGACTTCACCCGCAAGAACGGATTTATAGAGTAACAGGGACGCCGCTTGGCGTTGCAGGAATTTAATTGAAGCGATCGCTTGAGTATCCATCAATTACCAGAGTGATCTACCGAGAGCTATGGTAAATTGTCTGCCGACCCTAAAAATAGGTTTCAACCAATGAATCTGGGAATTATCAGCGCGATCGCATATGGCATCTTAGCAATTATTGGCGGCATTATTGGCTACTCTCAAGCGCAAAGTAAAGTTTCGTTAATTTCTGGTATTGTCAGCGGTATATTACTGATTCTCGGCGGAGTGATGCAATTACAGGGACAAGCGTGGGGGCTGATTTTAGCAACCGTTGTTACCGCT
Proteins encoded:
- a CDS encoding TMEM14 family protein; amino-acid sequence: MNLGIISAIAYGILAIIGGIIGYSQAQSKVSLISGIVSGILLILGGVMQLQGQAWGLILATVVTAVLVIVFAIRLAKTRKFMPAGLMSVLGLVTLAVMVRQLMA